tcaagCTAGACTTCTGATGTGGCTATGAAAACTGTGTAGTTTACTTCTTCCCAGAGAAAGCTGCTGTGGTCAGTTGTAGTAGATTTGAACAGTGACATGGTTCAAATTGTTTATATCAGTTTCCATCTGTGTGCTTGTTACGTATCAGATTGTCATTGTTTTGCCAAAATACAGCTAAACACACTACTTCCTTTGCAGCTTTGAAGCCCATAATAGATGTGACAGAGTGACACACGTCCTAACTGAAGTGGAAGCAAACTTGGTCACAATTCACTCTAACCGTGATGAAATCAAGCTgatcacagctgctgttcttccTGAGGAAGGAAACTACAAACATTTAACTGGCACATTTCAGGCCCACAGAGGGTGCGTGCTGTTCAGTCAGTATACCTGCTGATTAAAGCCGTGCTTCTCCTCAATGACAAATGTGTTGTACAAACTCCAGGGAAGTCCAGTCAAGGCACTGAACAGGGTGGCGAGGGTCAGAAATACGAGTGACTGGGTGATCTCGTACTCTGAGCCAAATCCAAAGTGAGCTGTCACAGAGCCAGCGACGCCCCACATGAATGGGATTCCACCAAGGAGCAGGATGAGCTAAAAAGCATGAACATAACATGAGCCTTCTGCATTTTACATGTCCAATTAATGTGGCATAAACATAAAGAGATTTGCTGGGAGTCTTACCGTCCCTTCAGTCTCAGAGTAGAGTCCTGACCAAAAGCTGAAGTTGCTTTTATCCAGCTGATACAGACGTGACTTCTCAAAGGTTTCAGAATCCATGATCTTCCCTAGTTCCTGTGGCACATGTGTTGTTGACCTGTATATCCTCCTCTGCAGAAGGCAAAGAGATCAGCACCAATGTTATGTCCAAATTCATTTATATTGTAAGGCCTTGCTACATTTTTCAGACCTGAAACAGAGAAGTTTGTTGAATTCAAACATCTAATGAAGCTTATCACACTCATTTGCACTTTAGTTTCAGCCTGCATTATGCTCTGCCACAATATCCTGTTACAAAGGGAAATACACCAAACTCAGCAATCCACTGCAAACAAGCCATTTCATTGTGACTTTACAAAACTCGCTAAGACACATTTGACAAGATTCAGAGAGTAAAGGGCTTTATGTTTGTTTCTACATTTATGGGATTACAAACATACGTGTCTGTCATCATCGGcacacagtgtcccagcagTGGTTTAATATAAAGTTAGGGGGAGAATAACCTCCATGACATTCACATATTCTTAAAGAATTCTGTAaagaggaaatgttcagttttcagtttcaccAAGTCAACATGCTTTGCAATACAAGACTGACCGTTTGTAACAAcctgaaaatgtgtgcatgtaccttGTTTAACCACAGTAACGTTATACAGGAGTGCAGTATCATGGGTAAACAGGGTAACTGCTATGCTGTCATACAAGAACTTTTAAGGAAATAATAGTTTGCATATGTTGtgcactgagagaaaaaaaaacttctatTCACATTAAACTTCTGTTTGCAAGAACTGTACATAAATTCTTTTCTAAATCACAGGTTTcctgttagctaacgttagcttctttaatgaattcatttgatttcaggtattttcccctcaaaacacacatttagctACTAAGCAGAAACTTTGGTCCGATACTGATACATGATTAACTTACCTGTCTGTAAGAAAGGTATGCCTCCCATAGATACACTGTCCACGAAAATCCCAAAACAGCATAAAATATCTGCTTCTCCACTGGGAGGTCAAATATTGATTCAACcatctttgctctgtttttggtctatGTTGTTGGAGGGTGACTAGCTAGCAGGCTAACGATAACGTTAACTGTTGACTAGCCTGACTGGTAGTTTTAGGCTAGCGGCTACTTAGCTTCAGCTCTCCACACTAACTAACAGGCAGCACTTTAAAGCTGAGCGGAGGGGAACTGTCCCCACGTTAAACCCACAGATACCGACTAAAAATGTTAACTCGGAAACCCTTGCATCCACTTTCCATTCCTAAGTCAAGGCTTTAACGGCCACTATCATTCCATTCATGCGAGCTTGACGGCGAGGTGTGGCAGCAAATTCTTCCCCTACGGAAATGACTACGATGTCTTTGGTTCCGCAGCTGATTTATCGTAGTTGTGAGGAACTTGCTTTGATAAGTCAGATAACACACATTTGTAAATTAACACGCCTCTCCACGAACTCCAGCAGCAATTACccaacacttttttttgtttcaaacGTATctgaattttacttttttttttacttttttttttttgaggatttTATCCATCGCCAAATGAGTCTGGACAAATAAATTAATCAAGAGAAAAATCACTTACAAGTGGCTCCATAGAAattaggaaaaagaaaaagaggaattGTGCCACAACCAGTGTATTTATATAGCAAAACACCtgtcaaacatacacacaatggCCTTATGTGCAAAAGGTTATCCAATCTATGGTCTTAAAAGAAAGACATcctaatatataaatatgtaataCATTTCAGTGTCTACAAATTTGCGTTTAATCAGAAATCAGCACTACAGCCACTAGTCATGGACAGTTTTATGGCCCCCAGGGAAAAAAATGGGCAGCTATTATTTCCCTGATCTTCCCATTCTGTGCAGTGTGCGCAGTATTCCTGTCCTGCAGTGCTGCAAGGCTGCAGGTTTTATGTGTGGTGCTTCAATTCAACACAATTGTTACAAAATGCACCACAGTCATAATATCAGATGAAATAATGAAGGTATTAAAACCTAGTGAGGGGGACCACAAGCAGCATCCCTGAGGGACGATATCATGTCAGGCGATATTGTTCTTTTAGTTTATTCCCAAACACAATTATGATTCATTCATACACAACAAACTCATTTCTGCAGTTTATGGGGTCTAGGCCCCTAGGTAGATGTCGGCTTTGCCTTGTTGGTAATCCAGCCTCGTCTACAAAATTAACAAACCCAGAGAGTGAATAGCCAGCACAAAATGCTGCAATCTGAGACAACATAGGTTAGAGGTAATCTGTATGCATCAAGACTACAAAACTAATAAATGGTCAtcacttgaaaatgtttttaaagtcatgtggaaacaaagaaacattttattCAACTTCAGTTCAATTACAATTTATGATAACAGCACCTCACTGTCTACCATTAAACTTAAAAATCATATTCCAGGCCGTATATTTACATtgacaaagcaaagcagattTTAAGATGGTGACTTCGCTGTATTTTCAATTTAAGAAACAGCTCCCGAGACTCACTGTGACTTTACCAAACTTCACAAAAGAAGTCACTCACACAATCCAGAGAGTAAAGGGCTTTATATTTGtttccacatttatttttattttttttttttattaaaaagtgTTACATACATGTCTGCCAACATCTGTCCACTGCATCCCAACACTGATTTAATATAAACTGGGGtgaaaaataaccaaacatAATCCTCAAGAACTGTGTAGTaaggaaatgtttttcagtcacattttcacacaactgAAAAGGCCTTGCAATACGCTACTTACCATTTCTAACAATCTGAAAATCTGTACATTTATCTCGGAGAACTACAGTATATACACTACATGAGTTAACATAACAGGAGTTATATGAATGCTTTCATTATAGATGTCTAAAAAACAACCCACTTCTCATGTGCACTGTATAAGCTTGTTCTTATCTTAACGCTAATTTCTGTATCTCTTTAGTTTGGCAACTTAAGaaacaaacaactaaaaaaCATAATACTATTATTttgggagaaagaaaaatactggTACACAGCCTGTGAAAATACAAAGTCATTTGCCATAGCTATGTTGAAAAGGTGCTCCATTAAACTAACTTCCAAGAAGCAGTTTGCTGTTGTTGGTGTCGGATGGGAAGAGGTCGGGCTCGGTGGTGGTGCACACGGGTCTCCCCAGGACCACCACAGGTCTGAGGTACTGAAGCTGTTTAATGGCCAAGTCCCCACAACCAGCCAGGGCTTTGTCCAAGATGGACTTCAAGTTTTGGACTGATGTGAAGTCTCCAGTCATAGCGTGGGGCTTCAGCAGGGGGGAATGAGTGCGTCTGCTGCGGGTGTGAGAGATTCCCAGCTGGTTGTTCTCCTTCACGGAACAACTTCGCCTGAAAGAGTCTCGCCGTTTCACCGGCACagagtttttgtcttttgggGATGTCTCTTGTATGAACCTCAGGAATGAGGACTCAAAGCCAATAGGCTTATAGGCGGCAATGTCAAAAGGGCGTGGAGAAGGACTACGAGGCTGTGAGTCTTTCAAGTTTGACGGCTGTTCAGAGAGTTCATTTTTCCGTTTCAGCGGCTGGCGAACAGGAGTGAGAGCTGACCCATTCAACATTTTACCACCATCCTTGGTGCTCGACGTGTCTTGGAAGCCCTCCTCAGTAGTAAAGCGCAGTGAGCATGGTGGCGAGAGGTCAACAGTGACGGGACGAAGAAGAGGTTTGAATTTATCCAAGCTTAGTTCCGGTTTCTGACTGTTCGGTGTTGCTGCAGTCGAGTCTTCGGTGTGCCCACCAGTGCTTGGTTCACCGTAAAGCACCTCGTCTGCACCGACAAGGACACCATTTCTCTCGACAGGTGGtggctcctcctcttcctcctctgggaATCCCAGTGAATCGTGATTTTCTTcatcctgtgtgtctgccttgACTGAGTGTAAGCTCATGGGTGCAGGCTGCCCCCCTGTGCTTTCTGGCTCTGCCTGATACTCCATTTTGCGAACCCCGTTGGGGGCACATGCTCCTGTAACTGTCGGCCTGGCCGACTTCCTCTGAATCAGttcctccagctgctcagcATTAAAAACAAGCTTATCGTCATTCTTAACAAGGTCGTCTCGACGCATGCGGTGAACCTTCAGGTAGTGACGGTGCAAGCTCCCCATGTACGTGACGACAGAGTCACAGTCCTGAACCATGCATGGGTAGGCCACACGCAAGCATCGGTCTTGGCACATCTGTAGTGCTTCTTCATGAGATCTGAACACAAAACGGCTGTAAGAATTTCttcttgatttcttttctcCTGATGCTTTCTTCTCCACAACACCCTCCTTACCCATTTCCTCTGACTGGGTGGTCGCTTCAGGCTCCGGACTTGAACTCTCTGCCTGTGTGGTGGTTGGACCAGGTTCCTCTTTCTGAGGACTCTGTGGCGCAACAATAAGCTTCTTTTGGCATCCCGTAATtgactttttgtgtgtgctctgGAGACGTACCACCAGTGAATCGCAGTACTCATAGTGACTATAAAGTGTATGTCTTTTAAGTGCATCATCGTGGCTGAACACTCTTGAGCAGCCTTCATACTTACACCGGATTAGCTCTGGTGGTTGTGAGTGGTAATCACGAGTATGACGTGCTAGGCTGCTTTTAAGGTGGTAGGAAGCGTGGCAGTTGGCAAAGTGACATTTGTATTGGGGTTGAGGCTCATCCGAGTTTGGGAGAGGCCTTTTCTTGGCAGGCTCTTTTCTCACTTCTGGACTGTGATGCGCATCAAAATCTTTCTCCAACAAGAGCTGGGAGCGATTGTAATGATGTACCAACTGTAGGTGGCGCACGAGGCCTCCCTGGGTAGAAAAAGCTGCATCGCAGTTTTTTGCCACGCAATGAAAGGGTTTACTGAATTTATCCAATATATAGCAGAGATTACTTCTGGCTACCAAACGTCTTGTAGTTCTGACCTGTTGTGTGGTCTTATCCTCACTTTCTTCCTTCTGCTGCTCATTGTCTTCCTCTCTACTCTCTGGTTCATcgtctccttcctcttctgatGGAGAATGATTGTCAAAGTTTTGTGCATTTTCCGTATTGATGGTTGAGTTTTGTTTGTCATACTGTCGGTGCAACTGAGGGatctctgtcttcctcacaTTTAGACCGTGGGCCATCAAATGCTGAGATGTATGTTGTGAGGGGTCTTTGTTTCCCTCATATGGTGTAGATGTCCAGCTTATTTTGTCCACCAATGTCTCACTCAGGTTGTGTGCCTGAATATAGTGGGCCCTCAACAcgtgtttttctctgtgactCTTGGAACAAAGATGGCATACGTAAGGCTTAAATGACGTTGTTTTCAAAGAGGTCAACCTTTTGGCCTGTTCAACAGTACGGCCATGTTTGTTGTTATAGTGTCGCAGTAGGCTGTAACTCTGAGCAGTCCTAAAGCCACAACCTTTCATCTCACAGGTATATGGCTTAGCAGTGGCTAACGATTCAACACTGCCATCACCATCAGCTGCTGATGCATCTTCGGTTTCGACTTTAACACTTTCCTCAGGCTCATGTGGAGGTCTCTTCTGAAGCAATACAACAGGGGGCTTAGCCATGATTGCCTGATGAAGAGATACTTGTGACGAACTGGACTCTTGGTCAGACTGAGGGGCCTCACTTGACGCACTGTGAGGCGATGAAGAATTCAGGTCCAGTTTACTGAGACCAATGAGAATTTCTTTAAGAGCATCGTTTTTTGTTTGAAGGCTTGAGGAGTGCGTTTCACTGTTTTTGGGCTGAGTGGATGTTTTCCTTTCCTTGCCAGACTCCTTGCCAGACTCCATGGGTTGAAATGGGGTTGAGGGCTCACTTTTTCCCTTATCCTCACTGTCTGGCTCACTCTTTAACCCCCTGGACTTTGAGCCCCGGTCTTTGTCATGCTTGTGTTCTCTGTTCTCCAGTTTAAGGTGTTCTGGGTGGGCACATTTCAGATGTCTCTGGACATCTCTGGCTCTGGAGAAAGTCATGCCACACTTCTCAAAACCACAGGTGAACTTACTtccatcaaaacacacagccacCAAGGTCATTGTTGCTTTGGGCTCTTTGATGTCTGGTGCTTGCAAAGAGGAGGCACAACTTACTGAAGAAGGGTTTGGGACATGTTCATTTACAATCTCTTGTGTATCAGAGGACTTATCAAGGTGGGCTGTTGCTTCAGTAATGGTCTTAAGAAGTTTCCGCTTTGCCTTCCTTTGAGCCTCAAAGTCCTCTTCAGAGAAGGTGATGTTGTGTGTGGATAAATGCTTTATGAATTCCTTTTTGGATAAATagtattttttacattcagcgCTAGAGCAGGTAAATGCTGCATCTCTGAAATGCTGTGCTTCGTGGTGATAGATCTGTCCCAAGTCGGAGTAAGTGACATAACAGCCTTTGAGCTCACACTGGTAGTTGAGCTGATAGCCGTGGGTCTGTTTGTGCGTGACAAGTTCATTGGAAGAACTAAACTGAGCACCACAACCTATAACCACACATGAGTAAGGCCGATCACCGTAGTGAATTCTTCGATGTTTGCGGTGATGGTACGCGGAGACAAAATGACGTctacaaaaaacacacttctcTCGCTTGTCTCTCATCTgctgaaaatatttcacattctcATCACCTTTGTGCTCTGACTTCAAATGGACATATAAGTACTTTGAATGTTTAAAAATCCGAGTGCATCCGGTTCCTGGACACTGATACTCGTCCCGATTCTGCAGCTTGAAGTGCTGGTCAATGTATTCGAATGTGACATGCTCGTCATCGTCCACGTGCTTGTCTTTGACCGTTTTGGCTTGTTGCACGATGTGGTGGAGCACGTCTGGATCATGAGTGGATTTGTAATACAGCATTAAGGAGGGGTCAATGGTGATCTCCCCTGGTTCTatgtcatcatcctcatccatcTGTTTCTGCACATCGTCTTTCTTTACATCGTTTCTGTAAAGATGCGTTTCACTCTGAATGTGTTGTTTCATGTGAGGGACGAGTTCCTTTCTGCTCTTAAACTTCTCCAAGCACACAGGGCACGGGTGGCAGTTGTCCTCTGCGTGTCTTTTGGAGTGATGAATGATTTGGGAGTCAGCGACCGACCTCTTACAAATCTGACAGCAcaatttgtgtttcttggcctCAGATTCTCCTTGGCTTTCTGCTAAGTTAGAAGACTGCCTTTCATCCTGCTGCTCATGATCATCAAGACTTCCATTTATCCTCTTTTGATGCTCAGATTCGACTTTCACTTTGACTCCCTGTGGCTCGGGTTGTTTACCCTTCTCTTGTTTGTCtactgcctcctcctcttccccttctgACTCTGGCATCAACCCCAGAAGGGAGATGCAATGATACTTGAGAGTTTTCCAGTCCCAGAATTCAGGGTCAAAAGGCCAGTATGCTTTCAGTGCTAGTAGCAACTCACAGCGCAGTGAGTTGGGAATAACCTCATTTTCCTGGTCATACTTTTGGTCTGGGCGTAAGTAAAGCTCCTCAAGGCACCCAAAGACCTCCTGGTTGGGGCCAAGCAGGAACTCTGTGAGCTGGCAGGCACGCAACACTTCAAGGTCATCTGGAAGAAGGCAGGACACGGTCTTACAGACAGATATCCTCGTTTCTGAGTCATCCTGCTTTGGAAGTTGAAGGGCTTTGACACTAAGTTCTACTGAGGCAGGCACCCCAATCTCCTCCGCCTGAAAAGAGAGCGACATATTATTAGCATTAAACGTAGACACAAAACCCATATTTTCTTCAAATCACACAGCGTTTCACATTCATCACTTTCTTAATCCATACATTAAAGCATGGATGACTTTACTCTTTCACTTTAGTACAAAAAGTAGCAAATTTGCCCCATTAAAGAAAAAGCCCTCATTCGATTTAGGAAAGAGACAAAGTAGCTGCACTGTTGCTCTCCATGGGTTCATCGCTCCGTGTGGTCAGGTGTGGTCTGTCGACAGCTGTGATGCAGCGTGGTGCACAAGTGTCAAGCCACATCACAGCTACACAGGTTGTGGAAATAAACATGTCACCACCAGATGACAGAGGATGGTGTATTATTAAACGGGTGCAGTTACTCTTTGAAGCCCAtcatgaaaaaaagacagaatttcTTTTGTCATACTGAGCAAAAAATGCCCTGTCATCAGACAGGCTCCATATTTCACACTGGTCTGTAGTGGTTCAGTCACCTTTGGACAACTTTTAAGGACTCAAAAgatctgctgtgtttgtgagtgagacatgacaTTGGTCAAAATTAAATATTAACCAACCAACCAAGGCAACTCTCCATTGAAACAACTAGCAACTCCAGTACTGGAGTTGTTGTTTGGTGTGGTGTTTAAGCGAAGTCAGAAAGCCTCTCTGAACTTTCTGACATGTCAGTTTGAGCAATTCCACAATTCCTCTGTGCATTGTCTAGCCCACAGTTTGCTGGGATAGAGATGCATGCATGAAAGAAAAGCTCAAAACACACCTGCTGTTAAACAGTTACACTAGGTTTTTTGGATATGTACAAGTATTGCAACGTCGACCTTTTCAAGACGGTGATTCaacaaatgaaagagggaggctgtgtttaTCAAACAGTGTTCATCAAAGGGCTTCATGTAAACAGGAAAATTAGGGGAATGAGGGGAAAACTGGCATTTCTGTGACCCACAtgttcagaaacattcaaataaataaataaaaccttttgatcatttttaagTTATAGCCCGTTTTCACTCAACCTTTCCACCTTGTCACGTCTCCTTTATCATGATCATTAGGATCATCCAAGCATCAAAGCTGCACAACACAATGACTTTTGCCGTTTCCTCATGTGCAAATTGTGTGTCGTACATTTGTGTCGTTTTTTTTAACCCCTGATCTGACTTTAGCTAATTTTCCTAGCTCTTCAGATGTGGTTGAAAGggagacaggaaacacacgTGAAGAAAGTTTTTAGTTCCTGAGAGCACTTGTGGCTCCTTAGTGCCTTGTATGCATGCACCAACTACAATCCAGTATAAAAATGGACAGTATGGCAACTGGGCTCACCTCTGTCTGGATGACACGGACCAGGTAAAGCAAATGGTAGACTGTTTTGGCAATGGCACCCAGCTGAAGGCATCGCTCAAGGAGAGACATCAATGAGGGGTCGATCCTCCTCTGAAGCTTACTCCATAACAGAGTCAACTCCCTTTGgattggggggaaaaaaaaacaagaaaatcaagTCCAATTTTGATTGACCACAACTATAACAAAAAAACTAACTTATTTGATAAGAGATCTTCAGACATCCGATTCTCCATTTACATTTGACTGCAGTCATAAACACACAATGTACAATACATGCAGTCCACTCAACCCGTTGGGCCCAAACAGGGACTAACTCACCAGGAGCAGTAAAGGCTtggctgctgaagctgctgtgtcagGAAAGTTGTGCACAAGATGAAGGCTGTGTTCTCCTCCCCCTCCGTCTCCAAATTACATGTGATCTCCAGCACATCCTTACAGTCAAGTCTGGATATCTGTTCAGGGAGTAGATGCCAAGTTGGCTGCTCAGAAAACAGTATGACAGACACCACATCTTAACTTTGAATTTGGAAGTTGGACTACGTGGACTGCTAAATGAGACCTGCAGACACCCTGAATTAATGACTCGCACATGAAAGAATTCGGCCTTAAATGTCCAATTTGAACCTGCAGCATGCACGAGACCCCCTTCCCTTTCTGCAGACATCACTTTGACCTCCAGAACATTTTTTCTAAACCCCACCACGAGGCctcaacaaaagacaaacaggatGTGTGAGTAAGGCAAAGGAGAGCAAGCAAGGTTATGAAATGCAAAGATACCAGGGGCCGGGTGGGCTGTGCAATCAGCACAAAACAGACGTGAGCCACTATTTGGCTGTACATTTGTAGCAGTATATGATGGAGGCCCATTACAAACATCAGTGCTGCAAGCAAACTAATACGTCACTACAGCGGCAGGACTTAATGAAGAAACATGTGAGAGAGAATAAGGAGGACTAAGAATGAGCTCCTGCTACACAAGTATCTGAggtgtcaaaaaaacaaaacaaatgcataatTTCACTGACAACGGAACGTCTTTATCATCAGAGACGACAGAAAGACATCACACATACCATAACTGCTCTGAGCCTCAATGTTAAGACACTGTCAAGTTTCAAACGGttggaaaagatggaaaaagatgAATTCACAGTACGTTTTAGTGACTCCCCGAAGATTGAATCTCAACGTTCAAACTGAATGGCAGGAAGCTCAATTTGCATGTGAATTTGGGGCTCTATTTTTGGAGACGGTGCAGATAAACTTTAAAAATAGGCAcctttttcatatttattacaaaaaaaacgTTTGACTTGCAAACATgtctgcatttttttatttaacccCTTAATAATATCAACTTAATATTACCAGGAGGGACAGATTTACTGTGGTTCATCTGGAGACCACAGCCTGCTGCGAGCCCTCAACACATCCTGCCACAACCACATGTCTCTTAATATAGCAGCACCATGTTGAGCAGAAGCTGGATGTTTCAACCATTCAGCCATTACTTTTAGCAAAACTGTTtgcatttttcagttcagtatttttctgtctgagcCTGACCCAAGTCAGAAGGAGCACACTGAATTTGTGATACCCTGATACAATTGTTCAGCCTGCATCGTTTGTCTACATGTCACTGCACGGCTGCATTCTCAGTCTGCTGTCATATGTCATCAGAGCCCAATACGTTTTATGTATCACAATTCATTATTACCTGCATTGAAGAATATATGAAATACCCAATATCATCACAATTCATCACAACAGCATTGTGCTCGTGCAAGTGTTCCGACCCCTCCTCACAAAAATAAAGTGCTGTCATACCTCCATGATGGCTTCCTCGTTGGGAAGCAGGTGACACAGCAGGGAGACATAAGTTTGACGAAAGGTAGCTTGGTTGGAGATGAAGCTGCTTTCAGTGCAAGCTTTGGCCAGCACCACCGCCTTGGCCACTTCGCCCATCTTCTCCAGGTGCTTCACCCGCATCTCCACGAAGGTCTCGCCCTCCAAGCTGATGAATGCGTCAACTGGTGACAGAATTCAAAGAAAAACTGCTCAGTTAACTCCCACCACAAGGACAATGTGACAATAAGAGCATCAAGGTAAACTCTGTACTGTTACATGTAATAACAAAGATGAGCTAATGAGTTATTCCAACCGTCTTCTGGGTTGGTGGGCTGGCCAGTGAGGAGAGAAGTAAGGACGGGGTTGCTCCAcgctcctccctctcctgtgaTCTGGAGTAAAGCTTGGAGGTCTGTGCTGTCATACTGTAACAAGGTATCATGGGCgatctgcagaaacacacacaaagaatttTTAATCTAAatggaataataaaaaaaaaattgttcaGCACCTTcttgaaacattaaataaaaagaataaacaaataaatcgAATAAACGAACCCATTAagccacacacagaggaagcaatGGTGGCCCTGCAGTCATGTGATAATATCATACGATAATGAGATTTACAAATTAACTTCTAAAAAGGTCCTTTGTTCACATTATTACATGACTGACTTTAATTTATTGGCCCAATTTCACAATTTCCTAAACAAAGCCAAACATTTGTCTTCTGAACATCACTGTTGATGTCTGGAAATTAAATCTTGATCACAGCTCAGCTGCCCAATTTTTAATAACTTCTCCTTTGTTGTCAACTCTGCTGAGAACATTTAACATTGTCTTATTTGTAATTACATCAGACTATGTCATTCTTGTCCAGGCAAGTATGGGACACTGCTTTATCTCT
This window of the Chaetodon auriga isolate fChaAug3 chromosome 14, fChaAug3.hap1, whole genome shotgun sequence genome carries:
- the rlf gene encoding zinc finger protein Rlf, yielding MAENNVEPEYEWSDRALDTAEDTLVAVETLLATLRAFEDVLRQQEISVASSTEYCDNFCQALMHYAGSRNSMEHGLPLLEVYCLSINCFAAARSHLTAESDRVALVLKRLALSCFELLLSVPENEIPFDAWVQFHHSVQIAHDTLLQYDSTDLQALLQITGEGGAWSNPVLTSLLTGQPTNPEDVDAFISLEGETFVEMRVKHLEKMGEVAKAVVLAKACTESSFISNQATFRQTYVSLLCHLLPNEEAIMEISRLDCKDVLEITCNLETEGEENTAFILCTTFLTQQLQQPSLYCSWELTLLWSKLQRRIDPSLMSLLERCLQLGAIAKTVYHLLYLVRVIQTEAEEIGVPASVELSVKALQLPKQDDSETRISVCKTVSCLLPDDLEVLRACQLTEFLLGPNQEVFGCLEELYLRPDQKYDQENEVIPNSLRCELLLALKAYWPFDPEFWDWKTLKYHCISLLGLMPESEGEEEEAVDKQEKGKQPEPQGVKVKVESEHQKRINGSLDDHEQQDERQSSNLAESQGESEAKKHKLCCQICKRSVADSQIIHHSKRHAEDNCHPCPVCLEKFKSRKELVPHMKQHIQSETHLYRNDVKKDDVQKQMDEDDDIEPGEITIDPSLMLYYKSTHDPDVLHHIVQQAKTVKDKHVDDDEHVTFEYIDQHFKLQNRDEYQCPGTGCTRIFKHSKYLYVHLKSEHKGDENVKYFQQMRDKREKCVFCRRHFVSAYHHRKHRRIHYGDRPYSCVVIGCGAQFSSSNELVTHKQTHGYQLNYQCELKGCYVTYSDLGQIYHHEAQHFRDAAFTCSSAECKKYYLSKKEFIKHLSTHNITFSEEDFEAQRKAKRKLLKTITEATAHLDKSSDTQEIVNEHVPNPSSVSCASSLQAPDIKEPKATMTLVAVCFDGSKFTCGFEKCGMTFSRARDVQRHLKCAHPEHLKLENREHKHDKDRGSKSRGLKSEPDSEDKGKSEPSTPFQPMESGKESGKERKTSTQPKNSETHSSSLQTKNDALKEILIGLSKLDLNSSSPHSASSEAPQSDQESSSSQVSLHQAIMAKPPVVLLQKRPPHEPEESVKVETEDASAADGDGSVESLATAKPYTCEMKGCGFRTAQSYSLLRHYNNKHGRTVEQAKRLTSLKTTSFKPYVCHLCSKSHREKHVLRAHYIQAHNLSETLVDKISWTSTPYEGNKDPSQHTSQHLMAHGLNVRKTEIPQLHRQYDKQNSTINTENAQNFDNHSPSEEEGDDEPESREEDNEQQKEESEDKTTQQVRTTRRLVARSNLCYILDKFSKPFHCVAKNCDAAFSTQGGLVRHLQLVHHYNRSQLLLEKDFDAHHSPEVRKEPAKKRPLPNSDEPQPQYKCHFANCHASYHLKSSLARHTRDYHSQPPELIRCKYEGCSRVFSHDDALKRHTLYSHYEYCDSLVVRLQSTHKKSITGCQKKLIVAPQSPQKEEPGPTTTQAESSSPEPEATTQSEEMGKEGVVEKKASGEKKSRRNSYSRFVFRSHEEALQMCQDRCLRVAYPCMVQDCDSVVTYMGSLHRHYLKVHRMRRDDLVKNDDKLVFNAEQLEELIQRKSARPTVTGACAPNGVRKMEYQAEPESTGGQPAPMSLHSVKADTQDEENHDSLGFPEEEEEEPPPVERNGVLVGADEVLYGEPSTGGHTEDSTAATPNSQKPELSLDKFKPLLRPVTVDLSPPCSLRFTTEEGFQDTSSTKDGGKMLNGSALTPVRQPLKRKNELSEQPSNLKDSQPRSPSPRPFDIAAYKPIGFESSFLRFIQETSPKDKNSVPVKRRDSFRRSCSVKENNQLGISHTRSRRTHSPLLKPHAMTGDFTSVQNLKSILDKALAGCGDLAIKQLQYLRPVVVLGRPVCTTTEPDLFPSDTNNSKLLLGS